The Hevea brasiliensis isolate MT/VB/25A 57/8 chromosome 1, ASM3005281v1, whole genome shotgun sequence genome has a window encoding:
- the LOC110649107 gene encoding uncharacterized protein LOC110649107 isoform X2, whose translation MLRFKEKRWDSKRMLDSGGMPSSHSATVTALAMAIGLQEGTGSPAFAIAVVLACVVMYDASGVRLHAGRQAELLNQIVCEFPPEHPLSSVRPLRELLGHTPLQVVVGALLGFIVAYLMRNTD comes from the exons ATGCTCAGGTTTAAAGAAAAGAGATGGGATTCTAAAAGGATGCTTGATTCTGGTGGAATGCCATCTTCACATTCTGCCACTGTGACAGCTCTAGCAATGGCTATAGGTCTACAAGAAGGAACAGGATCACCAGCATTTGCAATTGCAGTTGTATTGGCCTGTGTT GTGATGTATGATGCCTCAGGGGTCAGACTTCATGCTGGTCGGCAAGCTGAA TTGCTAAATCAAATTGTGTGCGAGTTTCCTCCAGAACATCCATTATCCAGTGTTAGACCTTTGCGTGAATTACTTGGCCACACTCCGCTTCAG GTGGTTGTTGGAGCTTTGTTGGGATTCATTGTAGCTTACCTGATGAGAAACACAGACTAG
- the LOC110649107 gene encoding uncharacterized protein LOC110649107 isoform X1, translating into MVSSRSMVQTTSSFSSSSPSSSSSSLLPTNLPLFSAFLACALAQFLKLFTNWFKEKRWDSKRMLDSGGMPSSHSATVTALAMAIGLQEGTGSPAFAIAVVLACVVMYDASGVRLHAGRQAELLNQIVCEFPPEHPLSSVRPLRELLGHTPLQVVVGALLGFIVAYLMRNTD; encoded by the exons ATGGTGTCATCAAGAAGCATGGTTCAAACAACGTCATCGTTTTCATCTTCTTCCCcttcatcttcatcatcatcattgtTACCAACCAACCTCCCTCTTTTCTCTGCCTTCCTTGCCTGTGCTCTTGCTCAGTTCCTTAAGCTCTTCACAAACTG GTTTAAAGAAAAGAGATGGGATTCTAAAAGGATGCTTGATTCTGGTGGAATGCCATCTTCACATTCTGCCACTGTGACAGCTCTAGCAATGGCTATAGGTCTACAAGAAGGAACAGGATCACCAGCATTTGCAATTGCAGTTGTATTGGCCTGTGTT GTGATGTATGATGCCTCAGGGGTCAGACTTCATGCTGGTCGGCAAGCTGAA TTGCTAAATCAAATTGTGTGCGAGTTTCCTCCAGAACATCCATTATCCAGTGTTAGACCTTTGCGTGAATTACTTGGCCACACTCCGCTTCAG GTGGTTGTTGGAGCTTTGTTGGGATTCATTGTAGCTTACCTGATGAGAAACACAGACTAG
- the LOC110652431 gene encoding wall-associated receptor kinase-like 22, translating to MSVKLVSQVSLSLALLLTIQLAIAKGLIAKPSCTDHCGNIDIPYPFGMGEKDCYFNEWFEIECKESRAFISKIKMELLNISTVGRANVKSPIISSNCSDRVSDLPFNLTGSPFFISDYNVFTAVGCNTRALMIDQSLQRLGCDSKCLSHKKDVDWRQMLPNFIEEDSSSNYLIADDYCNGTDCCQVTIPSSLQVFNASFQAINDQSTDGCKLAFLAGTYGWNSWRKKDPNVQFPMVLDWMLYSNRTESYNWMISSGLWSGNISESESLYCFYGSSSINGAAVFRCYCNRGYEGNPYIRCTDIDECKEQKHHCKGITRCMNTSGSFKCVPDAKWIILLCTGGIIGVLVIVFGIQMLCKLMKKRRNIQLKKKFFERNGGLLLRQQLTSSDGSVKKTQIFTSKELEKATDRFNDNRILGQGGQGTVYKGMLADGRIVAVKMSKLVDEENLQEFINELVILSQINHRNVVRLLGCCLETEVPLLVYEFIPNGSLFQYLHDQSEEASLPWEMRVRIASEIAGALAYLHSAASIPVYHRDIKSTNILLDEKHRAKISDFGTSRSIAIDQTHLTTHVHGTFGYLDPEYFQSSQFTDKSDVYSFGVVLVELLSRQKPIYSSSSQETMSLATNFILLMEENRLFEIVDSRITKDCHEEEIVAVANVALRCLNLNGKKRPTMKEVAIELERIRASPSNKLNVQQNTEETENTEEAAEVIMLEMDDVPTSITCDFSSVEAIALDLKPLISNGA from the exons ATGAGTGTGAAATTAGTGTCTCAAGTCAGTTTAAGTTTGGCACTATTGTTAACTATTCAGTTGGCAATAGCAAAGGGACTTATTGCAAAGCCTAGCTGTACAGACCATTGCGGAAATATAGATATTCCATACCCATTCGGAATGGGTGAGAAGGATTGTTATTTCAATGAATGGTTTGAGATTGAGTGCAAAGAAAGTAGAGCTTTTATAAGTAAAATCAAAATGGAGCTCCTCAATATTTCTACCGTAGGCCGGGCTAACGTCAAAAGTCCAATAATATCCTCCAATTGTTCCGACAGGGTGTCCGATTTGCCTTTCAATTTGACGGGAAGTCCTTTCTTCATTTCCGACTACAACGTATTCACTGCAGTAGGTTGCAACACCCGTGCTTTAATGATCGATCAATCTCTCCAACGCCTTGGGTGTGATTCAAAATGCCTTAGCCATAAGAAGGATGTTGATTGGAGACAAATGCTTCCTAATTTCATAGAAGAGGATTCCAGTAGTAATTATTTGATAGCGGACGATTATTGTAACGGCACCGATTGCTGTCAGGTTACAATACCTTCATCCCTTCAGGTTTTCAATGCAAGTTTTCAAGCCATAAATGATCAAAGCACAGATGGTTGCAAGCTGGCATTTCTAGCAGGAACATATGGATGGAACTCCTGGAGGAAAAAGGATCCAAATGTCCAGTTTCCGATGGTGCTAGATTGGATGCTCTATTCGAACCGAACTGAAAGTTATAATTGGATGATCAGTTCCGGCCTATGGAGTGGCAATATCTCGGAGTCGGAATCTCTGTATTGCTTCTACGGTTCTTCTTCTATTAATGGGGCAGCAGTATTCCGTTGTTATTGCAACCGTGGGTATGAGGGCAATCCTTACATTCGATGCACAG ATATTGATGAATGCAAAGAGCAAAAGCATCATTGCAAGGGAATAACAAGATGTATGAATACTTCCGGATCATTTAAATGTGTACCTGACGCAAAATGGATTATATTGTTG TGCACAGGCGGGATTATTGGAGTATTGGTAATAGTCTTTGGTATTCAGATGTTGTGCAAGCTTATGAAGAAAAGAAGGAACATCCAACTCAAAAAAAAGTTCTTTGAAAGGAATGGTGGCTTGCTGTTACGACAACAATTAACTTCAAGTGATGGtagtgttaagaaaacacaaatatttacatcaaaggagTTGGAAAAAGCCACTGATCGTTTCAATGATAACAGAATACTTGGTCAGGGAGGTCAGGGCACAGTGTACAAGGGAATGCTAGCAGATGGAAGAATTGTTGCCGTCAAAATGTCCAAATTAGTTGATGAGGAAAACTTACAAGAATTTATTAATGAACTTGTGATTCTTTCTCAGATAAATCACAGGAATGTTGTTAGGTTGTTGGGATGTTGCTTGGAGACCGAAGTTCCTTTGCTAGTCTATGAATTCATACCTAATGGATCTCTTTTCCAATATCTCCATGACCAAAGTGAGGAGGCTTCACTACCATGGGAAATGAGAGTAAGAATTGCTAGTGAAATTGCTGGGGCACTTGCATATTTACACTCAGCAGCTTCTATTCCAGTTTATCATCGTGACATTAAGTCCACAAATATACTCTTAGATGAGAAACACAGAGCAAAAATATCAGATTTTGGAACTTCAAGATCAATTGCCATTGATCAAACTCATTTGACAACTCACGTGCATGGCACTTTTGGTTATTTGGACCCAGAGTACTTCCAATCTAGCCAATTTACAGATAAGAGTGATGTCTATAGCTTTGGAGTGGTTCTGGTGGAGCTTTTAAGTCGACAAAAGCCAATTTATTCAAGTAGCTCACAAGAAACTATGAGTTTAGCCACAAATTTTATTCTTTTGATGGAAGAGAATAGACTTTTTGAAATTGTTGATTCTCGCATTACGAAGGATTGCCATGAAGAAGAAATTGTTGCAGTAGCTAATGTGGCACTAAGATGCCTAAATTTGAATGGAAAGAAACGACCTACAATGAAAGAAGTTGCAATAGAGTTAGAAAGGATTCGAGCATCCCCAAGTAACAAGTTGAATGTTCAACAAAACACTGAAGAGACTGAAAATACTGAAGAGGCTGCTGAAGTAATTATGTTGGAGATGGATGATGTTCCTACTTCAATTACTTGTGATTTTAGTAGTGTTGAAGCTATAGCACTAGATCTCAAACCATTGATTTCTAACGGAGCTTGA